The following proteins are encoded in a genomic region of Thiomonas sp. X19:
- a CDS encoding NAD-dependent epimerase/dehydratase family protein, with translation MLMRQFRKPGLLIVGCGDIGLRLAALAQPRFRVIALTSSPERMQTLRQAGIVPLLGNLDDADSLWRLAGLAHWVAMLAPPPAAGVDDARSARLVAVLRRGMIGAGPGRPLRVVYASTSGVYGDCAGAEVTETRPPHPQTGRARRRIAAEAHWRRLGRARHVRLGILRIPGIYDSRHRSPARRLRQGLPALRAEDDVYTSHIHADDLARITLLALFRSAPNRVYHASDSSRIKMGDYLDLAARLYGLPAPARVAREQAQASGLSPMALSFMAESRLLDNTRLLGELGVVLRYPDVELGLQSGH, from the coding sequence ATGTTGATGCGTCAGTTTCGTAAACCCGGATTGCTCATCGTCGGCTGTGGCGACATCGGGCTGCGCCTGGCGGCGCTGGCGCAGCCACGCTTTCGCGTCATCGCGCTTACCTCCAGCCCGGAGCGCATGCAAACTTTGCGCCAGGCCGGCATCGTGCCTTTGCTCGGCAATCTGGATGACGCCGACAGTTTGTGGCGCCTGGCCGGGCTGGCGCATTGGGTGGCCATGCTCGCACCACCGCCCGCTGCTGGGGTGGACGATGCGCGATCCGCCCGGCTCGTCGCTGTTTTGCGCAGAGGCATGATAGGTGCAGGTCCCGGCCGGCCGCTGCGCGTGGTCTATGCCAGCACCTCCGGCGTGTATGGCGATTGTGCTGGCGCCGAGGTGACGGAAACGCGGCCGCCTCATCCGCAGACCGGCCGCGCGCGCCGCCGCATCGCCGCCGAGGCGCATTGGCGCCGTCTCGGGCGCGCTCGGCATGTTCGCCTGGGCATTCTGCGCATCCCCGGCATCTACGACAGCCGGCACCGCTCCCCGGCGCGGCGCCTGCGCCAGGGCCTGCCGGCGCTGCGCGCCGAAGACGACGTCTACACCAGCCACATTCACGCCGACGACCTCGCCCGCATCACGCTGCTGGCCTTGTTTCGCTCCGCGCCCAACCGCGTCTATCACGCCAGCGACAGCAGCCGCATCAAGATGGGCGACTACCTCGACCTCGCCGCCCGGCTCTACGGCTTGCCCGCTCCCGCGCGCGTCGCTCGCGAACAGGCCCAGGCCAGCGGCCTGTCGCCCATGGCCTTGAGTTTCATGGCCGAGTCCCGTCTGCTGGACAACACGCGCTTGCTGGGCGAACTCGGTGTGGTGCTGCGCTATCCGGACGTGGAACTGGGCTTGCAGTCGGGCCACTGA
- a CDS encoding Rne/Rng family ribonuclease: MKRMLFNATQAEELRVAIVEGQKLLDIDIEQVGREQRKGNVYSAVVTRVEPSLEACFVDYGEERHGFLPFKEISRRYFKEGVSPSQARIQDVIREGQELLVQVEKEERGNKGAALTTYVSLAGRYLVLMPNNPRGGGVSRRIEGEDRQELRETMEQLQHPDGMSLIARTAGIGRSAEELQWDLNYLLKLWTAIEDASTTQKGAFLIYQESSLVIRAIRDYFTSDIGEILIDTQDVFEQAHQFMAHVMPDNVSRVKRYRDDLPLFSRFQIEHQIETAYSRTVNLPSGGAIVIDHTEALVAVDVNSARSTRGSAIEDTALRTNLEAAEEIARQMRLRDLGGLIVMDFIDMDEPKNQRAVEDRLRDSLRQDRARVQTSKISKFGLLEVSRQRLRPALSEGAYVTCPRCNGTGHIRDTESSALQILRIIQEEAMKEGTAAVHVQVPVEVASFLLNEKRAEITKIELRQRVSVLLAPNKQLETPNYKLERLKHDDPRLENLPASYRMAEEFEQETTILRSEKDERPRQEALVRGITPEGPAPMPVAASPVQATSAASPAANKPQTATTAPPSGGFFGWLRKVFAGDDETSTASPPAVAPAPAAASKAGSADSTGRNGNARNNRGRGRDGNRQGQAAKSGAERPQRENGAQAEGRRQGSGSGQNATTGTGSAGRSGRSERPERGERHAGAEANAQAPAKDVKPAQPGSEATAPRAERGERQERGSRNGRQQRPAQALEGAEETWESFGLKLPESDSSVQGQSIAGAEPMTAKPLSMGSTATPAQAEGLTDANEAPAQDDAESSDPAKRGRGRRRRGGRGGRGRDAVAGDAATGDAGDAVDGESTAAATTSAVAAGAEQAQPVMQARSESAAAAPVASQTVNIAAVSAAARDDAPQPEAHSFAAPQPLAAEAAPAEIAQTAGIEPVAVAVAVAAHAEPLEAKQVAAPLQPASMSTHEQARASAPAAGHADSLPALLPVQDLQSVVQAAGLQWVQSDPARVEQAQRAMRKIPAPAHAPRVRKPKAMQDEGPLLLVETRKQLPSLQIPENGPGH, from the coding sequence CTACTTCAAGGAAGGCGTGTCGCCATCGCAGGCGCGCATTCAGGATGTGATCCGCGAAGGCCAGGAATTGCTGGTGCAGGTGGAAAAGGAAGAACGCGGCAACAAAGGCGCGGCGCTGACCACCTACGTCTCGCTGGCCGGGCGTTATCTGGTGCTGATGCCGAACAACCCGCGCGGCGGCGGCGTCAGCCGGCGCATCGAGGGCGAAGACCGCCAGGAACTGCGCGAGACGATGGAGCAGTTGCAGCATCCGGACGGCATGAGCCTGATTGCGCGCACCGCCGGCATTGGCCGCAGCGCCGAGGAGTTGCAGTGGGACTTGAACTACCTGCTCAAGCTGTGGACGGCCATCGAGGACGCGAGCACGACGCAGAAGGGCGCCTTCCTGATTTACCAGGAGTCGTCGCTGGTCATCCGCGCGATTCGCGACTACTTCACCAGCGACATCGGCGAAATCCTGATCGACACGCAGGACGTGTTCGAGCAGGCGCACCAGTTCATGGCGCATGTGATGCCCGACAACGTGAGCCGGGTCAAGCGCTACCGCGACGATCTGCCGCTGTTCTCGCGCTTCCAGATCGAGCACCAGATCGAGACCGCGTATTCGCGCACGGTGAACCTGCCATCGGGCGGCGCCATCGTCATCGACCACACCGAGGCGCTGGTGGCGGTGGACGTCAACTCCGCGCGCTCCACCCGCGGCAGCGCGATCGAGGACACCGCCCTGCGCACCAACCTGGAAGCAGCCGAGGAAATCGCACGGCAAATGCGTCTGCGCGATCTGGGCGGGCTCATCGTCATGGACTTCATCGACATGGACGAGCCGAAGAACCAGCGCGCCGTGGAAGACCGCCTGCGTGACAGCCTGCGGCAAGACCGCGCCCGCGTGCAAACCAGCAAGATCTCCAAGTTCGGCCTGCTCGAAGTCTCGCGTCAGCGCCTGCGCCCTGCCCTTTCGGAAGGCGCTTATGTCACCTGCCCCCGTTGCAATGGCACCGGGCATATCCGCGACACCGAATCCAGCGCGCTGCAAATCCTGCGCATCATCCAGGAAGAGGCGATGAAGGAAGGCACGGCCGCGGTGCATGTGCAGGTGCCGGTGGAAGTGGCCTCGTTCCTGCTCAACGAGAAGCGTGCCGAGATCACCAAGATCGAACTGCGCCAGCGCGTCTCGGTGCTGCTGGCGCCGAACAAGCAACTGGAAACCCCGAACTACAAGCTCGAGCGCCTCAAGCACGACGATCCGCGCCTGGAAAATCTGCCGGCCAGCTACCGCATGGCCGAGGAGTTCGAGCAGGAAACCACCATCCTGCGCAGCGAGAAGGACGAACGTCCGCGCCAGGAAGCCCTGGTTCGTGGCATCACCCCAGAAGGTCCTGCGCCCATGCCCGTGGCCGCTTCACCGGTGCAGGCCACTAGCGCCGCTTCGCCTGCGGCAAACAAGCCCCAGACGGCAACGACGGCGCCTCCCAGCGGTGGTTTCTTCGGCTGGCTACGCAAAGTTTTTGCCGGTGACGATGAAACATCCACGGCCTCACCGCCTGCTGTCGCGCCCGCCCCTGCGGCCGCCAGCAAGGCCGGCAGCGCGGACTCGACTGGTCGCAATGGCAACGCTCGCAACAACCGCGGACGTGGCCGCGACGGCAACCGCCAGGGCCAAGCGGCCAAGAGTGGCGCGGAACGCCCGCAGCGCGAGAACGGCGCACAGGCTGAAGGCCGCCGCCAAGGTTCAGGCAGTGGCCAGAACGCGACCACGGGCACAGGCAGTGCTGGTCGTTCGGGCCGCTCCGAGCGCCCTGAGCGTGGCGAACGCCACGCAGGTGCCGAGGCCAATGCCCAAGCCCCTGCGAAGGATGTGAAGCCGGCGCAGCCGGGCAGCGAAGCGACCGCGCCACGTGCAGAACGTGGGGAGCGCCAGGAGCGCGGCTCGCGCAATGGCCGTCAGCAACGCCCCGCGCAGGCGCTCGAAGGTGCGGAAGAAACCTGGGAAAGCTTCGGCCTGAAGCTGCCGGAGAGTGATTCTAGTGTCCAGGGGCAAAGCATTGCGGGTGCTGAACCCATGACGGCCAAGCCGCTGTCGATGGGGAGCACGGCAACCCCAGCGCAAGCCGAAGGTTTGACCGACGCGAATGAAGCACCGGCCCAGGATGACGCCGAATCGAGCGATCCGGCCAAACGCGGCCGCGGGCGCCGTCGTCGCGGTGGTCGCGGTGGGCGTGGACGCGATGCGGTGGCTGGAGATGCGGCAACTGGCGACGCCGGCGATGCAGTTGATGGCGAGTCGACGGCTGCGGCAACGACTTCTGCTGTTGCTGCAGGCGCCGAACAAGCTCAGCCTGTGATGCAAGCGCGCAGCGAATCCGCTGCCGCTGCCCCTGTCGCAAGCCAGACCGTGAACATCGCCGCCGTCTCGGCTGCAGCGCGCGACGACGCGCCGCAGCCGGAGGCGCATTCCTTCGCCGCACCACAGCCCTTGGCAGCCGAAGCCGCGCCCGCAGAAATCGCGCAGACAGCGGGCATCGAGCCTGTGGCTGTTGCCGTTGCCGTTGCGGCGCATGCCGAACCGCTGGAAGCGAAGCAAGTCGCTGCGCCTCTTCAGCCGGCATCCATGAGCACGCATGAGCAAGCACGTGCAAGTGCACCGGCGGCTGGGCATGCCGACTCACTGCCCGCGTTGTTGCCGGTTCAAGACTTGCAATCCGTGGTCCAGGCCGCCGGCTTGCAATGGGTGCAATCGGACCCCGCTCGGGTCGAGCAGGCCCAACGTGCCATGCGCAAAATCCCTGCGCCTGCCCATGCGCCGCGGGTGCGCAAGCCCAAAGCCATGCAGGACGAAGGCCCCTTGTTGCTGGTGGAAACGCGCAAGCAACTGCCAAGCCTGCAGATTCCGGAGAACGGCCCCGGGCATTGA